In a single window of the Metopolophium dirhodum isolate CAU chromosome 2, ASM1992520v1, whole genome shotgun sequence genome:
- the LOC132938170 gene encoding uncharacterized protein LOC132938170 isoform X1: MGRVCCFYCQSTPSKISGLTLHTLPADKYLCNAWLKACGYTENDYSPDRRICSLHFEDHCYKATTRKLLKPGAVPTKFKKIAQHLYVNKPNRMQMIEPDQSMVSYSKNILEITDSEPSCSHNVTIQNINQILEITINEPSSTPSECIIETPKRRRICYVGDVTTPDLSTPKRAKESFKLVKLKIIKQRRKIKTLKQQINRLQKKLSSLKSLFACMKKRN; this comes from the exons ATGGGCAGAGTGTGTTGTTTTTATTGCCAATCAACGCCATCCAAGATCTCAGGCTTAACATTGCACAC GTTACCTgctgataaatatttatgtaacgcTTGGCTAAAAGCCTGTGGCTATACGGAAAACGACTATTCGCCAGATAGGAGAATATGTTCCCTCCACTTTGAAGATCATTGTTATAAGGCGACAACAAggaaattattaaaacctggTGCAGTTCCTACAAAATTTAAGAAGATTGCACAACATTTATATGTTAACAAGCCTAA caGAATGCAAATGATTGAACCTGATCAATCTATGGTATCctatagtaaaaata taCTTGAAATAACTGACAGTGAACCGTCTTGTTCACACAATgtcacaattcaaaatattaatcaaa taCTTGAAATAACTATCAATGAACCATCTTCTACACCATCTGAGTGCattattg AAACTCCAAAACGAAGGAGGATTTGTTATGTTGGTGATGTAACTACTCCAGATTTGAGTACTCCGAAACGTGCTAAAGAAAGTTTCAAAttggttaaattaaaaatcattaaacagaggagaaaaatcaaaacattaaaacaacaaattaataggttacaaaaaaaattatcatcattGAAAAGTTTGTTTGCATGCATGAAAAAACGGAATTAA
- the LOC132938170 gene encoding uncharacterized protein LOC132938170 isoform X2, translating into MGRVCCFYCQSTPSKISGLTLHTLPADKYLCNAWLKACGYTENDYSPDRRICSLHFEDHCYKATTRKLLKPGAVPTKFKKIAQHLYVNKPKMQMIEPDQSMVSYSKNILEITDSEPSCSHNVTIQNINQILEITINEPSSTPSECIIETPKRRRICYVGDVTTPDLSTPKRAKESFKLVKLKIIKQRRKIKTLKQQINRLQKKLSSLKSLFACMKKRN; encoded by the exons ATGGGCAGAGTGTGTTGTTTTTATTGCCAATCAACGCCATCCAAGATCTCAGGCTTAACATTGCACAC GTTACCTgctgataaatatttatgtaacgcTTGGCTAAAAGCCTGTGGCTATACGGAAAACGACTATTCGCCAGATAGGAGAATATGTTCCCTCCACTTTGAAGATCATTGTTATAAGGCGACAACAAggaaattattaaaacctggTGCAGTTCCTACAAAATTTAAGAAGATTGCACAACATTTATATGTTAACAAGCCTAA AATGCAAATGATTGAACCTGATCAATCTATGGTATCctatagtaaaaata taCTTGAAATAACTGACAGTGAACCGTCTTGTTCACACAATgtcacaattcaaaatattaatcaaa taCTTGAAATAACTATCAATGAACCATCTTCTACACCATCTGAGTGCattattg AAACTCCAAAACGAAGGAGGATTTGTTATGTTGGTGATGTAACTACTCCAGATTTGAGTACTCCGAAACGTGCTAAAGAAAGTTTCAAAttggttaaattaaaaatcattaaacagaggagaaaaatcaaaacattaaaacaacaaattaataggttacaaaaaaaattatcatcattGAAAAGTTTGTTTGCATGCATGAAAAAACGGAATTAA